One window from the genome of Bacillus sp. SM2101 encodes:
- a CDS encoding acyl-CoA dehydrogenase family protein, which yields MIKYEPYFSDEHEQLRKTIKKFVQKEVIPFVDEWEEAGGFPRKMMARMGELGFLGLRYPEEVGGQGWDYFSGIVLAEELAKCGAGGFPMAVAVQTDMATPPILEFGTEEQQQKFLKPALRGEKIASIGITEPNHGSDVASIETRAKRDGNEWVINGAKTFITNGPSADFITLVTRTSDSPGYKGISLFLVETNRPGCTVSRKLNKVGMRSSDTAEFVFEDVRVPHENLLGKEGRGFAQIMWELQGERLIAAAGAIGMADHAYNLALEYAKTRKQFNQTINNNQVISHLLVEMKTEIELCRELTYATAYRFANGEVPSKEISMAKLTSAKMCHWVADRALQIFGGSGYMLENEIQRIWRDSRVYRIGGGTDEVMKEIIAKQMEL from the coding sequence ATGATTAAGTATGAACCGTATTTTTCAGATGAACACGAACAGTTAAGAAAAACGATAAAAAAATTCGTTCAAAAGGAAGTAATTCCTTTCGTAGATGAGTGGGAAGAAGCTGGCGGCTTTCCTAGAAAAATGATGGCAAGAATGGGTGAGCTCGGATTTTTAGGACTGCGTTACCCTGAAGAAGTTGGAGGGCAAGGCTGGGACTATTTCTCTGGTATTGTGTTAGCTGAAGAGCTTGCGAAATGTGGAGCTGGTGGTTTTCCAATGGCTGTTGCTGTTCAAACTGATATGGCAACTCCACCTATATTGGAATTTGGTACAGAGGAACAGCAACAAAAGTTTTTGAAGCCAGCGTTACGAGGTGAAAAAATCGCTTCAATTGGGATTACAGAACCAAATCACGGATCTGATGTAGCTTCTATTGAAACGAGAGCTAAACGAGATGGGAACGAATGGGTTATCAATGGAGCAAAAACGTTTATTACAAATGGTCCGAGTGCTGATTTTATTACACTCGTTACACGAACTTCTGATAGTCCAGGGTATAAAGGTATCAGTCTGTTTTTAGTTGAAACGAATCGTCCTGGCTGTACTGTCAGTAGAAAGCTAAACAAGGTAGGTATGCGCTCATCTGATACTGCTGAATTTGTATTTGAGGATGTACGTGTACCACATGAAAACTTGTTAGGGAAAGAAGGGCGAGGTTTTGCACAAATTATGTGGGAACTACAAGGAGAGCGATTAATAGCTGCCGCTGGGGCAATCGGTATGGCTGATCATGCGTATAATTTAGCTTTGGAATATGCCAAAACGAGAAAGCAATTCAATCAAACTATTAACAACAATCAAGTCATTTCACACTTGTTGGTAGAAATGAAAACTGAAATAGAGCTTTGTAGAGAATTAACCTATGCTACTGCGTACAGGTTTGCAAATGGTGAAGTACCTAGTAAAGAAATATCCATGGCAAAGTTAACATCTGCAAAAATGTGCCATTGGGTAGCAGATCGAGCATTACAAATTTTCGGAGGAAGCGGATATATGCTAGAAAATGAAATTCAAAGAATTTGGCGTGATTCTAGAGTGTATCGTATTGGCGGAGGAACCGATGAGGTTATGAAAGAAATTATCGCTAAGCAAATGGAGCTATAA
- a CDS encoding acyl-CoA dehydrogenase family protein, translating into MTHWIFTEEHKLFRRTVRKFVEKEVKPYVNEWEKEGEIPRSLFKRIGDLGYLGIKVPKKYGGLGLDYITEAVFLEELTKCGSGGVGAAIGGSIGIAMTPLLNFGNDHQKTKYVQPTIAGDMVGALGITEPNAGSDVSSLRTTATKKDGYYELNGSKTFITNGVNADYVVVAAKTRNEPLHKNISLFIVETGWDGFDVGKPLQKLGWRSSDTGELFFENVAIPEENLIGKVNDGFYYIMKNFQWERIILSLACVAQAEMALEASMKYSSERIQFNQPISAFQVNRHKMVDMAVDIEKAKHMTYRALYLFNEGKDITTEATFAKVYAGEMVNRVCDEAMQIFGGAGYMMEYDVQRYWRDARVQSIGGGTTQIMNEILSKQLQIVD; encoded by the coding sequence ATGACTCACTGGATCTTCACTGAAGAACACAAATTATTTCGTAGAACCGTTCGAAAGTTTGTGGAAAAGGAAGTCAAGCCTTATGTTAATGAGTGGGAAAAGGAAGGTGAAATCCCACGCAGCCTTTTTAAGCGAATCGGAGACCTAGGTTATTTAGGTATTAAAGTGCCAAAGAAGTATGGAGGATTAGGTTTAGATTATATTACTGAAGCCGTTTTTCTTGAGGAGTTAACAAAATGTGGCTCGGGTGGTGTAGGTGCTGCGATTGGAGGCTCCATTGGAATTGCCATGACTCCTCTTTTGAATTTTGGTAACGATCATCAAAAGACAAAATATGTTCAACCTACGATTGCTGGGGATATGGTGGGAGCCCTTGGGATAACTGAGCCAAACGCTGGAAGTGATGTCTCCTCTCTGCGTACGACTGCTACAAAAAAAGATGGATATTATGAGTTAAATGGATCAAAGACGTTCATTACAAATGGTGTAAATGCCGATTATGTCGTAGTTGCTGCCAAAACGAGAAATGAGCCACTGCATAAAAATATTAGCTTGTTTATCGTTGAAACAGGATGGGATGGCTTCGATGTTGGAAAGCCTTTGCAAAAACTAGGTTGGCGAAGCTCTGATACTGGGGAGTTATTCTTTGAAAACGTAGCAATACCTGAAGAAAATCTAATTGGAAAAGTGAACGATGGCTTTTATTATATTATGAAAAATTTTCAATGGGAAAGAATTATCTTATCGTTAGCATGTGTAGCTCAGGCGGAAATGGCACTGGAGGCAAGCATGAAATATAGTTCCGAAAGAATACAATTTAATCAACCAATTTCAGCATTTCAAGTGAATCGACACAAAATGGTTGATATGGCTGTAGATATTGAAAAAGCAAAGCATATGACTTATCGAGCGTTATATTTATTCAATGAAGGTAAAGACATCACGACTGAAGCGACATTTGCGAAAGTTTATGCTGGGGAGATGGTAAATAGGGTCTGTGATGAAGCTATGCAAATCTTTGGTGGGGCAGGGTACATGATGGAATATGATGTACAACGTTATTGGCGAGATGCTAGAGTCCAATCGATTGGAGGTGGTACGACACAAATTATGAATGAAATTCTATCAAAGCAACTACAAAT